One window of the Zea mays cultivar B73 chromosome 3, Zm-B73-REFERENCE-NAM-5.0, whole genome shotgun sequence genome contains the following:
- the LOC100193039 gene encoding fiber protein Fb2, producing the protein MDSEHWISRLAAAKRYYAAQLGRVDDVPGMGTEEVEMEVEDDGDMEMELEMALELGDATWPEVACPYCYEDHDVASLCIHLEEDHPYEPHAAPCPICSQRITRDMLNHITMQHGYLFKNGHRSRRFIVPESHAISLLSRDLRGTHLQALLGGGHGHRSNNAVTTNISSDPLLSSFGLSFSASDAPEPSKSASSIPDGTAIRKETPVQPWESSIDSSLTSEEREQKRKQATGRATFVQGLVMSTLFGD; encoded by the exons ATGGACTCGGAGCACTGGATCTCGCGCCTGGCCGCCGCCAAGCGTTACTACGCGGCGCAGCTCGGCCGCGTCGACG ATGTGCCCGGGATGGGGACGGAAGAGGTGGAGATGGAGGTGGAGGACGACGGGGACATGGAGATGGAGTTGGAGATGGCGCTGGAGCTCGGGGACGCGACGTGGCCGGAGGTCGCCTGCCCCTACTGCTACGAGGACCATGACGTCGCATCCCTCTGCATCCACCTCGAGGAGGACCACCCCTACGAGCCCCACGCCGCG CCCTGCCCCATTTGCTCCCAAAGGATTACAAGGGATATGCTTAACCATATCACCATGCAACATGGTTACTTGTTCAAG AATGGTCACAGATCCCGTAGATTTATTGTTCCAGAGAGCCATGCGATTTCATTATTGAGTCGAGATCTACGTGGTACTCATTTACAGGCTCTTCTAGGGGGTGGTCATGGCCACAGATCAAATAACGCAGTGACCACAAACATTTCCAGTGATCCTCTTCTTTCATCGTTTGGCCTGAGCTTctcagcatctgatgcaccagaACCATCAAAATCAGCATCTTCTATTCCAGACGGTACCGCAATACGTAAGGAGACACCAGTTCAGCCTTGGGAATCAAG TATTGATTCATCTCTCACGAGCGAGGAAAGGGAGCAAAAGCGGAAACAGGCCACCGGGAGGGCAACCTTTGTGCAAGGCCTAGTGATGTCTACTCTATTCGGAGATTGA
- the LOC100193039 gene encoding fiber protein Fb2 isoform X1: MDSEHWISRLAAAKRYYAAQLGRVDDVPGMGTEEVEMEVEDDGDMEMELEMALELGDATWPEVACPYCYEDHDVASLCIHLEEDHPYEPHAAPCPICSQRITRDMLNHITMQHGYLFKNGHRSRRFIVPESHAISLLSRDLRGTHLQALLGGGHGHRSNNAVTTNISSDPLLSSFGLSFSASDAPEPSKSASSIPDGTAIRKETPVQPWESSTSA, from the exons ATGGACTCGGAGCACTGGATCTCGCGCCTGGCCGCCGCCAAGCGTTACTACGCGGCGCAGCTCGGCCGCGTCGACG ATGTGCCCGGGATGGGGACGGAAGAGGTGGAGATGGAGGTGGAGGACGACGGGGACATGGAGATGGAGTTGGAGATGGCGCTGGAGCTCGGGGACGCGACGTGGCCGGAGGTCGCCTGCCCCTACTGCTACGAGGACCATGACGTCGCATCCCTCTGCATCCACCTCGAGGAGGACCACCCCTACGAGCCCCACGCCGCG CCCTGCCCCATTTGCTCCCAAAGGATTACAAGGGATATGCTTAACCATATCACCATGCAACATGGTTACTTGTTCAAG AATGGTCACAGATCCCGTAGATTTATTGTTCCAGAGAGCCATGCGATTTCATTATTGAGTCGAGATCTACGTGGTACTCATTTACAGGCTCTTCTAGGGGGTGGTCATGGCCACAGATCAAATAACGCAGTGACCACAAACATTTCCAGTGATCCTCTTCTTTCATCGTTTGGCCTGAGCTTctcagcatctgatgcaccagaACCATCAAAATCAGCATCTTCTATTCCAGACGGTACCGCAATACGTAAGGAGACACCAGTTCAGCCTTGGGAATCAAG CACCTCTGCTTAA
- the LOC100282113 gene encoding ethylene-responsive protein, translating to MATPAQQQGDQHQPRLQKVMVAVDESECSRHALEWALRNLAPTLAPPLLVLTVQPHFPLGYVSAASFGAPLGTVPPVAPELIRSMQEQQRELTQELLDKARAICAEHGVAVEAIVEVGDAKEVICEVAEKKNVDLLVLGSHSRGPIQRLFLGSVSNYCVHHSKCPVLVVKNQG from the exons ATGGCTACGCCGGCGCAGCAGCAGGGTGACCAGCACCAGCCGAGGCTGCAGAAGGTGATGGTGGCTGTAGACGAGAGCGAGTGCAGCCGGCACGCGCTGGAGTGGGCGCTGCGGAACCTGGCGCCCACGCTGGCCCCACCGCTACTGGTGCTCACCGTGCAGCCGCACTTCCCGCTCGGATACGTCTCCGCCGCGTCCTTCGGCGCACCCC TGGGCACCGTCCCTCCGGTGGCTCCGGAGCTCATCAGGTCGATGCAGGAGCAGCAGAGGGAGCTCACGCAGGAGCTCCTCGACAAGGCCAGGGCCATCTGCGCCGAGCACGGG GTTGCTGTAGAGGCAATTGTCGAGGTCGGAGATGCAAAGGAGGTGATATGTGAAGTGGCTGAGAAGAAAAATGTCGATCTGCTGGTTCTTGGAAGCCACAGTCGTGGGCCAATACAGAG GTTGTTCCTTGGGAGCGTCAGTAACTACTGTGTACATCATTCTAAGTGTCCAGTTCTTGTGGTGAAGAACCAAGGCTGA
- the LOC100304338 gene encoding uncharacterized protein LOC100304338 produces MAEAAGGGPLLPEELVIWEILTRLPAKPLLRCRAVCLSWRRRLTSDAKFLLAHHRRQPSLPLLTQGDRSTEDRRIDALDYRTGERLPVARTTGRTAANADDLNVLASCDGLLVLIANGGLHICNPATRQRAPLALLHGASCISALYPYRPSGSYRVAGALLLRESRGRPRRVPRAHRRVARAQVRRRTSRAVGVRRRGDGDADDVVLSPARRGRQQDLLAAGKAARRQREGQQHARVRYSDRVLPATAVAPARGGPLP; encoded by the coding sequence ATGGCAGAAGCAGCCGGCGGCGGACCCCTGCTCCCCGAGGAACTCGTTATCTGGGAGATCCTGACGCGTCTGCCGGCGAAGCCCCTCCTCCGGTGCCGCGCCGTCTGCCTCTCCTGGCGCCGCCGACTCACCTCCGACGCTAAGTTCCTCCTCGCCCACCACCGTCGCCAGCCGTCGCTCCCGCTCCTCACCCAAGGGGACAGGAGCACCGAGGACAGGAGGATCGACGCCCTGGACTACCGCACCGGCGAGCGGCTCCCCGTCGCGCGGACGACGGGCCGGACCGCCGCCAACGCCGACGACCTGAACGTGCTCGCTTCCTGCGACGGCCTCCTCGTCCTCATCGCCAACGGCGGCCTCCACATCTGCAACCCGGCGACCCGCCAGCGCGCGCCGCTCGCCCTTCTCCACGGCGCCTCCTGCATCTCCGCGCTTTACCCTTACCGCCCGTCCGGGTCGTACCGGGTGGCGGGTGCTCTGCTGCTTCGAGAGAGCCGAGGACGGCCACGCCGTGTACCACGTGCACACCGTCGGGTCGCGCGAGCTCAGGTGCGTCGGAGAACCTCCCGCGCTGTGGGCGTCCGGAGACGTGGCGATGGCGATGCCGATGATGTTGTGCTTTCACCCGCACGTCGTGGCAGGCAGCAGGATCTACTGGCAGCCGGTAAAGCTGCCCGGCGGCAACGGGAAGGTCAACAACATGCTCGCGTTCGATACAGTGACCGAGTCCTTCCAGCAACAGCTGTCGCCCCCGCCCGTGGAGGGCCCCTTCCTTGA